The nucleotide window GAGGGTAGGCCGGAAGGCCTGACCTCCGATGGGTTCCTCTGCTGCTTGGCTGCTTTGCGTTAAAAACCTCGCCCTGAGCCTTCATTCCATGATCCCCTTTTGCATCCGCGCGACGGTCCGATACAATGGGCCCAATGGAAATTGCCGCCCAGTACCGTGCGCTGAAGAAGGAAGGCCGTCTGCAGGAGGCGCTGCTGCTGGCTCGGCGGGAGATGGCCTCGCTGGAGCCAAATGCGATTTCACAGCTTGGGAAGATGCTGCAGAGGGATCTGTGCACGGGGAGGCAGGACTCGGCTGAGATTGCGACGGGTGCCTCCACGGTAAAGCCCTTGCGAGTCTTCGTCGCAGGGCAGTGCACCACCACGTATCTGCTGCCCATGCTCGTGGCATGGGCGTGGGCGGATGGCATGCATGTGCAGGTGAGTGATGCGGAGTACGATCAGGTGGTACAGTCGCTCATGGCTCTGAAGGTGGAGGATGCGCCCGATGTCATTGTGGTGCTCCCGTGGAACCAGCGGTTGCTTGCGCATGATTCGCGCAGTTCGGCGCAGCGCATTGAGGACGAGGTGGCGTTTCTCCAGCAGTGCTGGGCGCAGGTGGCGCGGCTGAAGTGCAAACTCGTGCAGGTGTCCTATGACTGGATGGGCGTGGGTGCGCTGGGGTATGGCCTCTCCTCACGGCATGATCACGAGGGGGATGTGTCCCTCATCCAGCGCGTGAATGCCTCCCTGCGTGCAGCCCTGCCGGCGGGCACGTATCTGGTGGACCTGAAGCATATCAGCTCCTGGCATGGGAAGTCACGCTTCTACGACGAGCGGAACTATCACTGGCTGAAGCAGCCTTTCTCACCGGAAGGGCTCTCCGTGATGGCACGGCATATCGCAGCAGGCATCCGCGTGCTCACCGCCGGGCGCAAGAAGGTGCTCGTGCTCGATCTCGATAACACCCTGTGGGGCGGCGTGGTGGGTGAACTGGGCGCGCATGGCGTTGCGACCGCCGCAGGCTCGACCGAGGGCGAGGCGTTCCTCGCGTTTCAAAAACATGTGAAGCAGCTCCGGAAGTCCGGCGTGCTGCTCGCGGTGTGCTCGAAGAATAACGACGCGGATGCGCGCGAGCCTTTTGAGAAGAATCCGCACATCGTACTGCGCATGGAGGACTTTGCGGCCTTCCACGCTTCCTGGGATACGAAGCCGGAGCGCCTGCGCCAGATCGCACTCGAGCTGAACCTGGGGCTGGATAGCTTCGTCTTCTTCGATGACAATCCGGTGGAGCGCGCGCATGTGCGTGCGGAACTGCCGGAGGTGCTGGTGCCTGAAGTGCCTGCGGATCCCTCTCTGTATGTGCGTGTGCTGCAGGAGACGCTCGCGTTTGAAGCGGTGGGACTCACGAGCGCGGATGCAGAGCGCGCGGCGCAGTACACAGCAGAGAACTCGCGGAAGCAGTCTCTGGGCGTCGCGGCCTCGCCGGAGGAGTATCTCGCTTCCTTGGAAATGGGCGCAGAGATCCTACCCATCAGTGCGGAGAACATCGATCGTGTGGTGGACCTCATCACGAAGACGAACCAGTTCAACCTCACCACGCGCAGGCATTCGCGCGCGAAGGTGGAGGAGATGGCGGGCACGCCGGGTGCGGTGTGCTTTGCCGTGCAACTGGCCGACAGATTCGGCGATTACGGCATCATCTCCGTGGTGCTCTCTGTGCCGGATGAAGACTCTACCGCAGGAGAAGCGCTACGCCTTGATACCTGGCTCATGAGCTGCCGCGCCATGGGTCGCACCGTGGAGCACCTGGTGATGAATCACCTCGTGGAGCGTGCCACTGCGGCCGGATATGTGCAGCTGCTGGGCGAGTACCTGCCCACGCCGAAGAATACGCCAGTAAAGGCGCTGCTCCCGGGCTTCGGATTCCACACGGATGCGGCGGCGGGTCGTGGAGAAAGCTGGCACTCTTTGAGCTTGACTACGGCCCCGGTCCAGAGCACGCAAGTCCGTCTCCTGATCACGGAGAACGCCTGACGCAACCTTTTGCTCATGACGCCAGTCATCACCACACTCGCACCCCCGTGAAGACGCGGGCGCCGCAGAAAGACCGCGGTGCCCGGCTCCATGATAGGTACAGCCTGCCCTGAAGAAGGGGCCGGCTGGTGTGAGTCATCCCCGCCATGCCGGGGAGTTAGTGAGTGTGAATGTGCCTTCGCTGACCGTGCTGCGTCATGCTGTTCAATTCGTTCGACTACGTTCTCTTTTTCCCGCTCGTCTTCGCCTTGTACTGGGCGGTGCCGTTTCGCGCGCAGCAGGCGCTGCTGCTGGTGGCGAGCTATCTCTTCTATGGATGGTGGGGCTTCTTTGAGCCCAAGCTGAGCGGTTGGGAGAAGGTGCTGCCTCTGGTGCTGCTCGCAGTCTCCACCATCTTCACGCATGTGTGTGCGAAGGCGGTGTATGCGCTGCCGGAGGAGTCGAGGCGGAGACGCATCTGGTTCTGGATAGGTGTGGCGGCGAATATCGGGATGCTCGGCTACTTCAAATACCGCGGCTTCTTCCTGGAGAATGTGAATGCGCTGGGTGCGCAGTTTGGGTGGACCACCACGCCTGTGGTCATGCAATTCATCCTACCCGCGGGTATCAGCTTCTACACGTTTCAAGGTCTCTCGTATCTGATCGATGTCGATGGCGGCTCGCAGAAGCCAGCGGAGAAGGTGTGGGACTTCGCGCTCTTCCACGCGTTCTTCCCGCAGCTCGTGGCAGGCCCGATTGAACGCAGCCGCAATCTGCTGCCGCAGCTCACGGCACCGCGTACGCTCACGCCCGAGCAGCTCTGGAGCGGGCTGCAGCTCATCATCATTGGCTATGTGAAGAAGGTGGCGATTGCCGATGCCATCGCGCCGATGACGCGTGAGGCCTTTTCGAATCCGGCCTCACAGACAGGTGTGGGGCTCATGCTGGCGCTGTATCTCTTTGCCCTGCAGATCTACGGCGATTTCTCCGGGTATAGTGACATTGCCCGCGGCTGTGCACGCCTGCTCGGAGTGAATCTCATGGTGAACTTCCGCCAGCCATACTTCGCGCGGAACATCACCGAGTTCTGGGAGCGCTGGCACATCTCGCTCTCCACGTGGCTGAGGGACTATGTCTTCGTACCGCTATGCCGCCAGTTCCGCGGGAAGAAATGGCTCAACTTCAATCTCTTCCTCACCATGCTCATCTCCGGCATCTGGCATGGGGCCTCGTGGAACTTCGTCATGTGGGGTGTGGTGCTGGGCCTCATGCTCGTGGCGCATAAGCTGTGGTCCGGGCCGAAGGCGAGCAAGCATCCACATCGCCCGAAGAATGCGCGTGAGTGGCTGGTGCAGGTCAGCGGCATGGTGCTCACCTTCCACTGCGTGTGCCTCACGCTCATCTTCGTGAAGACGGCGTCACTCGCGCATGCGTGGGCATTCATCACCGGAATTTTCAGAGGCGGTGCCATCGCACCGGACATCATGGCGCTGTGGTATGTGGTCTTCTATGGGCTCGTAGTCCTCTTCCTCGACTTCCCCTGCTGGTGGCGGGATCGCGAGCTGCCTGTGGCGGACACGGCTTCACCGTGGAGACGTGGCGTGACCTATGGTGGACTGCTGTTGCTGCTGGCTTTCCTTGGCGAGATGGAAGGGGTGTCGTTTGTGTATTTCCAGTTTTGAGGACGCCTGCTTCACTTTCATGGTCACCTTTGCTCAGCCGAATGCAGTCTAGTCTCCACACAGCACGACGCTCCCACAAAAACGATGCGGTAGGGATGCGCTCCTGCGCGTCCGTAGATGGCGGGCGGAGGCGGTGCGCATCTATGGCGTTGCAGGGTGTTTTGCATCGCAGCACTCCTCCTCCGCCCACATTATTGAGGGACGCGCAGGAGCGCATTTCTACCGTCCATTTTTTAGAGAATGGTGAGCGCCGCAGATGCGCGAAATTACGGCGCTTCCTTTCTGAACACGGGCTTCTTTTTATTCGCATTGGATCCAACTGCTGATGACTCCTGATACATCATCTTCCACGACCCCAATTCCCTTCCGCATCCACCGCTGGTTCGGCAAATCTGCGTGGATCACACTCGCAGTCTTCATCCTGGGACGACTCGCGCTGGAGCCCCTTCGCGCACTCCCCATGTATGACATCCGGGGCATGGATGCGTATGGAGCGGTGGAGAATTTCCAACTCCGCAAGCAGGACACGCCGGTGAAGATTGGCTTCTTTGGCACGAGCCAGAGTGTGTGGGGGGTGATCTCAGATG belongs to Roseimicrobium gellanilyticum and includes:
- a CDS encoding HAD-IIIC family phosphatase, which encodes MEIAAQYRALKKEGRLQEALLLARREMASLEPNAISQLGKMLQRDLCTGRQDSAEIATGASTVKPLRVFVAGQCTTTYLLPMLVAWAWADGMHVQVSDAEYDQVVQSLMALKVEDAPDVIVVLPWNQRLLAHDSRSSAQRIEDEVAFLQQCWAQVARLKCKLVQVSYDWMGVGALGYGLSSRHDHEGDVSLIQRVNASLRAALPAGTYLVDLKHISSWHGKSRFYDERNYHWLKQPFSPEGLSVMARHIAAGIRVLTAGRKKVLVLDLDNTLWGGVVGELGAHGVATAAGSTEGEAFLAFQKHVKQLRKSGVLLAVCSKNNDADAREPFEKNPHIVLRMEDFAAFHASWDTKPERLRQIALELNLGLDSFVFFDDNPVERAHVRAELPEVLVPEVPADPSLYVRVLQETLAFEAVGLTSADAERAAQYTAENSRKQSLGVAASPEEYLASLEMGAEILPISAENIDRVVDLITKTNQFNLTTRRHSRAKVEEMAGTPGAVCFAVQLADRFGDYGIISVVLSVPDEDSTAGEALRLDTWLMSCRAMGRTVEHLVMNHLVERATAAGYVQLLGEYLPTPKNTPVKALLPGFGFHTDAAAGRGESWHSLSLTTAPVQSTQVRLLITENA
- a CDS encoding MBOAT family O-acyltransferase, which encodes MLFNSFDYVLFFPLVFALYWAVPFRAQQALLLVASYLFYGWWGFFEPKLSGWEKVLPLVLLAVSTIFTHVCAKAVYALPEESRRRRIWFWIGVAANIGMLGYFKYRGFFLENVNALGAQFGWTTTPVVMQFILPAGISFYTFQGLSYLIDVDGGSQKPAEKVWDFALFHAFFPQLVAGPIERSRNLLPQLTAPRTLTPEQLWSGLQLIIIGYVKKVAIADAIAPMTREAFSNPASQTGVGLMLALYLFALQIYGDFSGYSDIARGCARLLGVNLMVNFRQPYFARNITEFWERWHISLSTWLRDYVFVPLCRQFRGKKWLNFNLFLTMLISGIWHGASWNFVMWGVVLGLMLVAHKLWSGPKASKHPHRPKNAREWLVQVSGMVLTFHCVCLTLIFVKTASLAHAWAFITGIFRGGAIAPDIMALWYVVFYGLVVLFLDFPCWWRDRELPVADTASPWRRGVTYGGLLLLLAFLGEMEGVSFVYFQF